In one window of Photorhabdus laumondii subsp. laumondii DNA:
- the cueO gene encoding multicopper oxidase CueO → MQRRDFIRLSAVMGLSSMLPVWSRFSFAEFYPVLPIPPQLEPDAAGKIAIEIKAGKSSFKAGVVTKTWGYNGDLLGPALKLMSGKPVTIDIRNHLPEESTVHWHGLEITGEADGGPHAMIAPGGSRTVSFTPEQPEATCWFHPHTHGKTGYQVAMGLGGLVLIEDENSINTGLPNQWGVDDIPVILQDKRLNNEGQIDYQLDVMSAAVGWFGDMMLTNGVVLPQHTAPRGWLRLRLLNGCNARSLNIATSDGRQLYVVASDGGLLAEPVAVNELPILSGERFEVVIDASDGKSFDLVTLPVVQIGMTLPPFDQPLPVLRIQPQLFSSRTILSEQLATLPALPSFTGLNRRRLHLAMDSRLDMQGMMMLSQRYGEQAMAGMGMHHGNMSHGDMHHGGELNFHHANTINGQAFSITEPAFDVKQGQYERWVISGVGDMMLHPFHIHGARFRILSENGRKPAAHRSGWKDIVHVEGKESEVLVQFKHTAGVKHPFMAHCHLLEHEDTGMMLGFTVSK, encoded by the coding sequence ATGCAACGACGTGATTTTATCAGATTAAGTGCCGTTATGGGCCTATCCAGTATGTTGCCTGTATGGAGTCGTTTCTCCTTTGCTGAATTTTATCCGGTATTACCTATTCCTCCACAACTAGAGCCAGATGCGGCAGGTAAAATTGCTATTGAAATCAAAGCGGGAAAATCCAGTTTTAAAGCAGGAGTGGTGACTAAAACTTGGGGTTATAACGGTGATTTACTCGGTCCGGCACTGAAATTGATGTCAGGTAAACCTGTCACTATTGATATTCGTAATCATCTACCGGAAGAGAGCACGGTTCATTGGCATGGTCTGGAGATTACTGGGGAAGCCGATGGTGGCCCGCATGCGATGATTGCGCCCGGCGGGAGCCGGACGGTCAGTTTTACGCCTGAACAACCGGAAGCGACTTGTTGGTTCCATCCACATACGCATGGCAAAACGGGTTATCAGGTTGCAATGGGGCTTGGTGGATTAGTACTGATTGAAGATGAGAACAGTATTAATACGGGTTTGCCAAATCAGTGGGGCGTGGATGATATTCCGGTGATATTGCAGGATAAGCGCTTGAATAACGAGGGTCAGATTGATTATCAACTGGATGTGATGAGTGCCGCTGTTGGTTGGTTTGGCGATATGATGCTGACCAACGGTGTTGTTTTACCCCAACATACTGCACCACGCGGCTGGTTACGTTTGCGTTTGCTAAATGGCTGTAACGCTCGTAGCCTCAATATTGCGACCAGTGATGGCCGTCAATTGTATGTTGTTGCCAGTGATGGTGGCTTGTTAGCAGAACCGGTTGCGGTTAATGAGTTACCGATTCTGTCGGGAGAGCGTTTTGAGGTGGTGATAGACGCTTCGGATGGCAAATCTTTCGATCTGGTGACGTTACCTGTGGTTCAGATAGGAATGACATTACCGCCATTTGATCAACCGTTGCCGGTTTTACGTATTCAACCTCAGCTTTTTTCTAGCCGCACAATACTGTCGGAGCAGCTTGCCACGCTTCCTGCATTACCCTCTTTTACCGGTTTGAATCGGCGTCGTTTACATCTGGCGATGGACAGTCGTCTGGATATGCAGGGGATGATGATGTTGTCTCAGCGCTATGGTGAGCAAGCTATGGCGGGGATGGGAATGCATCATGGGAATATGAGCCACGGAGATATGCATCATGGTGGTGAATTAAATTTCCATCATGCGAACACCATTAATGGGCAGGCTTTCTCCATAACAGAACCCGCTTTTGATGTGAAACAGGGGCAGTATGAGCGTTGGGTGATTTCAGGTGTTGGCGATATGATGCTGCATCCGTTCCATATCCACGGTGCCCGTTTTCGTATTTTGAGTGAAAATGGCCGCAAGCCTGCGGCTCACCGTAGCGGTTGGAAAGATATTGTTCATGTGGAAGGCAAGGAGAGTGAAGTGCTGGTTCAGTTCAAGCATACTGCGGGAGTGAAGCATCCATTTATGGCGCATTGTCATCTACTAGAACATGAAGATACCGGTATGATGCTGGGTTTTACTGTTAGTAAATAA